In the genome of Dickeya fangzhongdai, one region contains:
- a CDS encoding YgjV family protein, translated as MTSYVFAQAVGVLAFLVGITMFFNRSEKKFKIQLSAYSAVIACHFFLMGANAAGMSAMLNSGRTLITLKTNNIAVMFVFITLTLALGLPGVKHPMELLPIIGTVCSTWALFRAHGLAMRGIIWCSTSLWVIHNIWLGSIGGSLIEASFLVMNGYNIVRFWRMQRNGIDPFKMDEHSSTKSA; from the coding sequence ATGACATCTTACGTGTTTGCTCAGGCAGTTGGCGTACTGGCCTTTCTGGTCGGTATTACTATGTTTTTCAACCGCAGTGAAAAGAAATTTAAAATTCAGCTTTCCGCCTACAGCGCGGTTATCGCGTGTCACTTCTTTCTGATGGGAGCGAACGCGGCCGGCATGAGCGCCATGCTGAACTCGGGTCGAACCCTGATCACCCTGAAAACCAACAATATCGCGGTGATGTTCGTGTTTATTACGCTGACGCTGGCGCTGGGTTTACCGGGTGTGAAACACCCGATGGAACTGTTGCCGATCATCGGCACCGTGTGCAGCACCTGGGCGCTATTCCGGGCTCATGGATTGGCGATGCGCGGCATTATCTGGTGTTCAACCTCATTATGGGTGATACACAACATCTGGCTGGGGTCGATCGGCGGGTCGCTGATTGAAGCCAGTTTCCTGGTGATGAACGGATACAACATCGTTCGTTTCTGGCGTATGCAGCGTAACGGCATCGACCCGTTCAAGATGGATGAGCACTCGTCTACCAAGAGCGCCTGA
- a CDS encoding UxaA family hydrolase, with protein MQSIIKIHSLDNVAVALRDLAQDETVSVGDISLALPQPVARGHKFALRPIASGEMIVKYGLPIGHALVAIAPGEHIHSQNAKTNLSDLDEYQYQPEFIDLPAQLADREVQIYRRKNGDVGIRNELWILPTVGCVNGIARQIQQRFLKETNDAEGIDGVYLFTHPFGCSQLGQDHENTRTMLQNMVRHPNAGAVLVIGLGCENNQVSAFRDTLGEFDADRVNFMICQQQEDEVEAGLERLHQLYQVMRDDRRAPGKLSELKFGLECGGSDGLSGITANPLLGRFSDYLIANGGTTVLTEVPEMFGAERILMSRCRDEATFEKTVHMVNDFKQYFIEHNQPIYENPSPGNKAGGITTLEEKSLGCTQKAGQSQVVDVLKYGERLHTPGLNLLSAPGNDAVATSALAGAGCHMVLFSTGRGTPYGGFVPTVKLATNTELAQKKPHWIDFDAGRLIHGMSMDELLSQFVDLIVEIANGKLAKNEINDFRELAIFKSGVTL; from the coding sequence ATGCAGAGCATCATCAAAATTCATTCGTTGGACAATGTCGCCGTCGCCCTGCGCGATCTGGCGCAGGATGAAACGGTGTCGGTTGGCGATATCTCCCTGGCGTTGCCGCAGCCGGTAGCGCGCGGGCATAAGTTCGCCCTCAGGCCGATTGCGTCCGGCGAGATGATCGTGAAATACGGCCTGCCCATCGGCCACGCGCTGGTCGCCATCGCGCCCGGCGAGCACATCCACTCGCAGAACGCCAAAACCAATCTGAGCGATCTGGACGAGTACCAGTACCAGCCGGAGTTCATCGATCTGCCGGCGCAGCTGGCGGATCGCGAGGTTCAAATCTACCGTCGCAAAAACGGCGACGTCGGGATCCGCAACGAACTGTGGATCCTGCCGACCGTCGGCTGCGTCAACGGCATCGCCCGTCAGATCCAGCAGCGTTTCCTCAAGGAAACCAACGATGCGGAAGGTATCGACGGCGTTTACCTGTTCACTCATCCGTTCGGTTGTTCCCAACTGGGGCAGGACCACGAAAACACCCGCACCATGCTGCAGAACATGGTGCGTCACCCGAACGCGGGGGCGGTGCTGGTCATCGGTCTGGGATGTGAGAACAATCAGGTATCTGCGTTCCGCGATACGCTGGGCGAGTTCGATGCCGATCGCGTCAACTTCATGATCTGTCAGCAGCAGGAAGATGAAGTGGAAGCCGGTCTGGAACGTCTGCACCAGCTGTATCAGGTGATGCGCGACGATCGCCGGGCACCGGGCAAGCTCAGCGAGCTGAAGTTTGGTCTGGAGTGCGGCGGTTCGGACGGCCTGTCCGGCATTACCGCCAACCCGCTGCTGGGGCGTTTCTCGGATTACCTCATCGCCAACGGCGGCACCACCGTGCTGACCGAGGTGCCGGAAATGTTCGGCGCCGAGCGCATCCTGATGAGCCGTTGCCGCGACGAAGCCACATTCGAGAAAACCGTGCACATGGTCAATGATTTCAAACAGTATTTCATTGAACATAACCAGCCGATCTACGAAAACCCGTCGCCGGGCAACAAGGCCGGCGGCATCACCACGCTGGAGGAGAAATCCCTCGGCTGTACCCAGAAAGCGGGGCAGAGCCAGGTGGTGGACGTGCTCAAGTACGGTGAACGCCTGCATACGCCGGGGCTGAACCTGCTGAGCGCGCCGGGTAACGATGCGGTAGCCACCAGCGCGCTGGCAGGCGCCGGCTGTCACATGGTGCTGTTCAGTACCGGTCGCGGTACGCCTTACGGCGGCTTTGTGCCGACGGTGAAACTGGCGACCAACACCGAGCTGGCGCAAAAGAAACCGCACTGGATCGACTTTGACGCCGGGCGTCTGATTCACGGTATGTCGATGGACGAGCTGCTGTCGCAGTTTGTCGATCTGATCGTCGAGATCGCCAACGGCAAGCTGGCGAAAAACGAGATCAACGATTTCCGCGAACTGGCGATCTTTAAAAGCGGTGTGACCTTGTAA
- the rlmG gene encoding 23S rRNA (guanine(1835)-N(2))-methyltransferase RlmG encodes MSQLDLETHSLTLVRYPQSDRESPLQAWEAADEYLLRELAEMPIGPGPRLIFNDAFGALACGLQAQSPCCISDSYLSQLATRHNLSLNGYAPESVTLLDSLVPLPDAPALVVLKVPKTLALLEHQLRQLREVATPQTVVIAGAKARDIHTSTLQLFEQILGPTRTSLAWKKARLIHCQPEPRTVDEQPVMTVWPLDGTDDPTHHYHIHNYANVFARGGLDIGARFFMQHLPQQLDGKIVDLGCGNGVIGLTALALNPQAYVSFFDESYMAVASSRRNVEYNRPQDMARSSFVVNHALAGVGQDSLQAVLCNPPFHQQQAITDDIAWQMFLDARRCLAVGGELRIVGNRHLDYFHKLKRLFGNCENVASNAKFVVLRAVKTRSR; translated from the coding sequence ATGAGCCAACTTGATCTGGAAACACATAGCCTGACGCTGGTTCGTTACCCGCAGTCCGATCGCGAGTCACCGTTGCAGGCGTGGGAAGCGGCGGATGAATATCTGCTGCGGGAGTTGGCCGAGATGCCGATCGGGCCCGGTCCCCGGCTGATTTTCAATGATGCGTTCGGGGCGCTGGCCTGCGGCTTGCAGGCGCAGTCGCCCTGCTGCATCAGCGACTCGTACCTGAGCCAACTGGCGACCCGGCATAATCTGTCGCTCAATGGATACGCGCCGGAATCGGTCACCCTGCTGGACAGCCTGGTGCCGCTGCCGGACGCACCGGCGCTGGTGGTGCTGAAAGTACCGAAAACGCTGGCGTTGCTGGAACATCAGCTACGGCAACTGCGTGAAGTGGCGACGCCGCAGACCGTGGTCATCGCTGGCGCTAAAGCGCGGGATATCCATACTTCGACGCTGCAACTGTTCGAGCAGATTCTGGGGCCGACCCGCACCTCGCTGGCCTGGAAAAAGGCCCGGCTGATTCACTGCCAGCCGGAGCCGCGTACTGTTGATGAACAACCGGTGATGACGGTCTGGCCGCTGGACGGCACGGATGATCCTACCCACCACTATCACATTCACAACTACGCCAATGTGTTTGCCCGCGGCGGGCTGGATATCGGCGCCCGTTTTTTCATGCAGCATTTACCGCAGCAACTGGACGGCAAGATTGTCGATCTGGGCTGCGGCAACGGCGTCATTGGCCTGACCGCGCTGGCGCTGAACCCGCAGGCCTACGTCAGCTTTTTCGACGAGTCCTATATGGCGGTGGCCTCCAGTCGGCGCAATGTGGAATACAACCGGCCGCAGGATATGGCGCGCAGCAGTTTTGTGGTGAACCATGCGCTGGCGGGCGTCGGGCAGGACAGCCTGCAAGCGGTGCTGTGCAATCCGCCGTTCCATCAGCAACAGGCGATTACCGATGATATCGCCTGGCAGATGTTCCTTGATGCGCGCCGCTGTCTGGCAGTTGGCGGAGAGTTGCGGATCGTTGGCAATCGCCATCTGGACTACTTCCACAAGCTGAAGCGGCTGTTCGGCAATTGCGAAAACGTCGCCAGCAATGCGAAGTTTGTCGTGCTGCGGGCGGTGAAAACCCGCAGTCGTTAA
- a CDS encoding MbeD/MobD family mobilization/exclusion protein — protein sequence MYIEELEARLDSALQALEASVSRQQQIWQRDYQHLHLQLAQARQREADLCARINELVTRVNMMDESPERNPLLQKINLIRAHLDALANEAAAFYRSLP from the coding sequence ATGTATATCGAAGAGTTGGAAGCGCGGTTGGACAGCGCGCTGCAGGCGCTGGAAGCCAGCGTCAGCCGACAGCAACAGATCTGGCAGCGCGATTATCAGCATCTTCATTTGCAACTGGCGCAGGCTCGCCAGCGCGAAGCGGATTTGTGCGCAAGAATCAATGAGCTGGTTACCCGGGTCAACATGATGGATGAATCCCCCGAGCGCAATCCGTTGCTGCAGAAGATCAACCTGATCCGCGCCCACCTCGATGCGCTAGCCAACGAAGCCGCTGCGTTTTATCGTTCTCTGCCCTGA
- a CDS encoding TerC family protein → MVTIGTPLMWGSFAIIVVVMLAIDLFYQGKKGSTVMTFKQAAVWSLVWVTLSILFNAGFWWYLTGTMGREVADAQALAFFTGYLIEKALAVDNVFVWLMLFSYFAIPAQYQRRVLVYGVLGAIVLRTIMVFAGSWLVSQFQWLLYLFGAFLLLTGLKMALAKADDTAIGDKPVVRWLRSHLRMTDNLQGEHFFIRQNGLWYATPLFLVLVMVEISDVIFAVDSIPAIFAVTTDPFIVLTSNLFAILGLRAMYFLLAGVAQKFSMLKYGLAVILVFIGIKMMLIDLFHIPVAISLSVVAAILLTTILINIWVNRRAGR, encoded by the coding sequence ATGGTAACTATAGGTACCCCCCTGATGTGGGGCAGCTTCGCAATCATTGTGGTGGTCATGCTCGCCATCGACCTGTTTTATCAGGGTAAGAAAGGCTCCACGGTCATGACCTTCAAACAGGCCGCCGTCTGGTCGCTGGTGTGGGTCACACTCTCAATACTGTTCAACGCCGGTTTCTGGTGGTACCTCACCGGCACGATGGGCCGTGAGGTGGCGGATGCTCAGGCGCTGGCGTTCTTTACCGGTTATCTGATCGAAAAAGCACTGGCCGTCGACAACGTGTTCGTCTGGCTGATGCTGTTCAGCTATTTTGCCATCCCCGCCCAGTATCAGCGCCGGGTGCTGGTGTACGGCGTGCTGGGGGCGATCGTACTGCGTACCATCATGGTGTTCGCCGGCAGTTGGCTGGTCTCCCAGTTCCAGTGGCTGCTGTATCTGTTCGGCGCATTCCTGCTGCTCACCGGCCTCAAAATGGCGCTGGCGAAAGCGGACGACACCGCCATCGGCGATAAACCGGTGGTCCGCTGGCTGCGCAGCCACCTGCGGATGACCGACAACCTGCAAGGCGAGCATTTCTTTATCCGCCAGAACGGCCTGTGGTACGCCACGCCGCTGTTTCTGGTGCTGGTGATGGTGGAAATCAGCGACGTGATCTTCGCGGTAGACAGCATCCCGGCCATTTTCGCCGTCACCACCGACCCGTTCATCGTGCTGACGTCAAACCTGTTCGCCATTCTGGGGCTACGCGCCATGTACTTCCTGCTGGCCGGGGTGGCGCAGAAGTTCTCGATGCTGAAATATGGGCTGGCGGTGATCCTTGTCTTTATCGGTATCAAGATGATGCTGATCGATCTGTTCCACATTCCGGTCGCCATCTCGCTCAGCGTGGTGGCCGCGATCCTGCTGACAACCATCCTGATCAACATCTGGGTGAATCGCCGCGCCGGCCGCTGA